The Chryseobacterium nakagawai genome has a segment encoding these proteins:
- a CDS encoding YceI family protein has translation MKTTKQLISIGLLYGAILLPQFSNAQKLIQKSVDVTITGTSPMHDWEMTGSTATFSGTAAGNVINNVTLTVPVKSLKAEKGKTMEKKAYAALKPDKAPNVTFTATSLKVGKSNATGKLTIAGTSKNVSFPVSIVKKGSSYTIEGTETIKLSEFGM, from the coding sequence ATGAAAACAACAAAACAATTGATCAGCATCGGTTTATTATACGGTGCCATTTTATTACCTCAATTCTCAAACGCTCAAAAGTTAATTCAGAAATCTGTCGATGTAACAATCACCGGAACATCTCCGATGCACGATTGGGAAATGACAGGTTCCACAGCCACCTTCTCCGGGACTGCAGCAGGCAATGTGATCAACAACGTTACTTTAACGGTTCCTGTAAAAAGCCTCAAGGCAGAAAAAGGAAAAACAATGGAAAAGAAAGCCTATGCAGCATTGAAACCTGATAAAGCACCAAATGTAACTTTTACGGCAACTTCTCTAAAGGTTGGAAAAAGCAATGCTACAGGAAAGTTGACCATAGCAGGAACTTCTAAAAATGTTTCCTTCCCCGTCTCAATTGTAAAAAAAGGAAGTTCGTACACGATTGAGGGCACGGAGACCATTAAACTTTCAGAATTTGGAATGTAA